In Panicum virgatum strain AP13 chromosome 5K, P.virgatum_v5, whole genome shotgun sequence, the genomic window TGCTGGCCGGCTTGGGAAGAAGCGTGGAGTAGGTGTATATTCGTATGGACAGAAATCTTCATCCCTCAAACCAAAGTCATCTCTGTAAACATCAGAGCAACTGTTGAGAAACATGTTTGAGCAAATAAGAGCATACGTATGTTATTTTGTATGTCCagggaaaaaaaattacacactAGAGCATTTCCAAGTCGTCCAAATCACAGTGATAGGCTTATGCAGGCTTTTGCTGCTTTATATAGAAAAATGGTTCTCTGTGGTTCAAACTATTATGTGGAACTCGTGAAATTTGCACACTCTGTTCGCTGCATAcagccaacagtatttctctctcacacaaaaccagcaccagccactagcaccagccagccagcagtatttttctctcacaaaaaatcagcaccagatgccggaagaatggaggagaagtatattagtacctatcttcaaaaacaagggcgatatTCAaaattgtactaactaccgtgggattaagctgatgagccatacgatgaagctttgggagagggttatcgagcatcgcctaagaagagtgacaagtgtgacccaaaaacaatttgggttcatgcctgaaaggtcaaccatggaggcgattttcttaatacgacaattgatggagagatatagggagcagaagaaggacttgcacatggtcttcattgaccttgagaagtcatatgacaaagtaccgagaaatgtcatgtggtgggccttggagaagcacaaagtcccaactaagtatattaccctcattaaggatatgtacaaggatgcgacgacgtttgtccggacatgtgatggcaacaccactgactttcctattaacataggcctacaccaggggtcagcattgagctcttatttatttgctttagtgatggatgaggtcacaagggatatacaaggtgagatctcttggtgtatgctctttgctgatgatgtggtgctagttgacgagagtagggcaggggttaataggaagttagagctgtggagacgcacgttagagtcgaaagggttcagacttagtaggaccaagactgagtacatgatgtgcgatttcagcgcgattaggcatgaggggggagacgttagtctagatggacaagtggtggtccagaaggatacttttcggtatttaggatcggtgctacaaaaggatggcgacattgatgaagatgttaggcatagaatttcagctagctggttgaaatggtgacaagcttctggcatcctttgtgacaaaagggtgccacaaaagctaaaaagcaaattctataggacaacaattcgtccggcgatgctatacggtgctgaatgttggcctacaaaatggcgacatgtccagcaactgagtgtagcagagatgcggatgttgcggtggttttgcgggcacacaaggagggatagagtccggaacgaagttattcgggatagggtcggagtggcaccaattgaggagaaacttacccagcatcggctgagatggtttggacatgtccaacgaaggcctcctgaggcgccggtgcgtaatggggttcttgagcgggtcgataatgtaaagaggggtagaggtagacctaaactgacgtgggatgaatcggttaagagagaccttaagaattggaatatctctaaagagatagctttggataggagcgcttggagactagctatcaatgtgtctgaaccttgaacttatttctttcgggtttcatctctagcctaccccaacttgcttgggaaaaaaggctatgatgttgttgttgtaaaaaatcagcaccagccagccgaacacagtCTCAAGAGATCTGGCAATTCAAGCCCTGCGCTGATGCTATCTCCTAGGCTGAATTTCCTACATATTATGAATTTTTTCAGATATTCAGAAGTCAGCATTCCAGCAAAACCTCACATCACGCACGACACGAACACCATTGAGTGCGGAAGTGTGGGCTTGTGGCTAGTGCCGCACGGCAAGGGCCATGGGTGACAACGAAGTGATGCAAATGGGTACTTAACTGTATATACTATTACTGAATGTGAACCATGTCACGTACTATATTTCATAGGGAAACACACGTTGGTATTATCATGCAGCAAGGAACCAAGGACTAACAAAACAAAGTAATGTTCACGCACAGGTCTATCGAAAGTATATTTCCCTGAATTCCCTTCTGCTAAAAgatagaaagaaaagaaaatctcTACACACCATAATTCTCCCCTTGTAATCTTCTCAGCAACAAACATCTCTATACACGCTGATCTGGAGAATAGAACCCAATGAATTTGAAGTATCAGCAGGACTGCAGGAGTAGCAAAGATCATCACGCTATGCTCTGGTTGTAACTGAGTCATCATACGGGTCAAATTTCACGATTTTCCTTGCGTCCGGGATCAAAGGATGCTCAATGGGTTTGTGCCCTTTCTTGTACCAATAACTGATGATGTATGCCTCTAGTTTCCTAACCTGAGAATATGTCAGAAACCAGTAAGTACTATGTTACAGGTGGTCAACATGCATAGAATAAATTGTGAGAAACACACCGAATGCTTGAAGCatcatatttaaaaaataataagcaaatcaaatatttttaaattgTCTAGACTGGTAATCCACAGGCTAATGTTGAGGGCCCTATACCTATTTGCCAAATCTGGTGTGACAGGATAAAGAATATGATTGGAAACCATGGTCTAAGAACATGAACAAGCCTGTTAACTTCAACTTCTATGGAACATAACATTGAATCGTTATTAGAAACTTCCAGCTAGTGGCAAACATCATTTCTAAATGCATGGAACCTTGGGTTTAGTTTGTGAGATAGGCATTTAGTACAGTACTTGTTGAAACAATTTCCATGATGCCAGACTAACTATATATTATGCTAAAATATAACCAAGGTATGGTGTATTTCCCTCAGAAGCTTCCATTCACTAATGTGTGACATTATCGTACATTATCATGCAGCTGCATACTAGGCCACAAAATCCATGAGCAAAGCTGCTAATTAGTGCCTTAGGAGAATAAAGTTTCAGCATTAGAATTATAACAATAATACTACTCAACTTCCTTTTTCCTATCTCAGTTTCGCAGGAGAAATAGGAAATATACCCTTTTGACAATGTACGATTCATTAGCGAAACTTAATGGTTCTGTCAACACTGTAAGAAAGCCATTCCTGTTCCCATAGACCACATCAGTGAAGTATCGGTCACCAACCTGGAGCAGTGACAAAATAAAATTAGAAAACTTATACATGTTATCAGTATATAGCTCATAACTATACTCCTACCATCACAAGATTTGAAGATGAACAACCAAAGTAGCTCTCTATTTCCTTAGCTGCTCCACCAGGTTTCTTTGTATCTGCACTCAACAGAAAGAATGCATAGATGTGTTATATTCACTATCTATAGGAAAATAAGAAACGTACACATGTGTAAACAAATTGTGTGGTGAATTTCAGTGCCCAATATCTCAATAAAAATGAAACTAGCAAACAAAGTCATGATGCTAAACAGTGGGTTAATGATGAAATGTGTATCGGCATTGTTCAAAAACAAAATGCATATGGACCATCAGGAACAAATTAGCTCCATGTAATGAGTTTTCTTCCAGCAACTAAGGGATATTGCAGAAGATTTTAATAAGTTCCATAAATAATGCAGACATAAGACTCGTACAGTTTGCAATATACCCATTAAGCCATTATGAACAAGCCCATTTCCACACAATACCAGAATTAATGTGGATTATCCAATGAATTGACCAAAAGTATGATCAGGTATGAACTATTGAGACTATTGTGTCGGGTGACAGTAAGTCTGCACTTGCCATGCCTGATCACATGAACACCCTCGATGGCCGCCTCGATTGCCCTCGCATCCACACCATCCGGATCGTACTCCTTCAACCCTGCGCCCGCCCACCAACAGTTGAATTACATCAACACGTAGGTTTTCCCCCAATTCAACGGCTCGTGGGAGCAGCCAAACCTGTGGAGTTGCTGTAGATGGCGAGGGCGCCGGGCGGGAACGCCGCGCGGCACTGGTCgaacgcggcggcgagcggcggccagaGCGCCGGCGCGTAGGGGGCCGTGAGCGTGTTGTCCTTGTCGAAGACGACGCCGCGGAatccggcgcggcggagctcggcccaGTCGAGCCACCGGATGTCCTGCACCGACACGTGCGGCAGCGCCAGGCGCGGCTCGGACGCcgcgacggccgccaccgcggccacgccggcCGGGTTGAGCCGCTGCCCGagcgcgcgccgccaccacgccgccgcgcccatgTTGGCCGCtgtgcccgcggcggcggcgctggtggttgCCGTTGTTGTCGAGTCGGTGTTAGGGTTCGCCGCTCTGGGGGGCGGAAGAGGGGAGGCGCGGGGAGCGGAAGGGCGTAGTGgcaccgacggcggcggccgtagcaTCAG contains:
- the LOC120708348 gene encoding phosphatidylglycerophosphate phosphatase 1, chloroplastic/mitochondrial-like — encoded protein: MLRPPPSVPLRPSAPRASPLPPPRAANPNTDSTTTATTSAAAAGTAANMGAAAWWRRALGQRLNPAGVAAVAAVAASEPRLALPHVSVQDIRWLDWAELRRAGFRGVVFDKDNTLTAPYAPALWPPLAAAFDQCRAAFPPGALAIYSNSTGLKEYDPDGVDARAIEAAIEGVHVIRHDTKKPGGAAKEIESYFGCSSSNLVMVGDRYFTDVVYGNRNGFLTVLTEPLSFANESYIVKRVRKLEAYIISYWYKKGHKPIEHPLIPDARKIVKFDPYDDSVTTRA